Proteins encoded within one genomic window of Leptospira stimsonii:
- a CDS encoding helix-turn-helix transcriptional regulator, whose product MQALLMKMDSSPLDRPERICIWGSRCLFAGYLPDLTLRRRAAATVCIGLDGEFQLSLNDKDWIAFRSALIPPMMDHSIRFSGGFCVLLFMDLSSPNYHALRTSNAEKEKEGIFISLKEETQLFDRIDRILSSDSEESILDLLNQIPPLSGDTSRMIDNRIQKIVDRITTMPQEDHSAKELAEFVGMSVSNLEHLFKKEVGIPLNSFRTWFRLKLTVYSLLHGMNHTEAAHRAGFFDSAHFTRTFRATFGLPPSEIFRNTRPLKSFIEVPASYAESW is encoded by the coding sequence ATGCAAGCTCTCTTAATGAAAATGGATTCTTCTCCTTTAGATCGTCCGGAAAGAATATGTATCTGGGGAAGTCGTTGTTTGTTTGCCGGTTATCTTCCCGATTTAACCTTGCGTCGAAGAGCGGCGGCGACGGTTTGTATCGGTTTGGACGGCGAGTTTCAGCTTTCCTTGAATGATAAGGATTGGATCGCATTTCGTTCCGCATTGATACCTCCGATGATGGATCATTCCATACGATTTTCCGGAGGATTCTGCGTGCTTCTTTTTATGGATCTGAGTAGTCCCAATTATCACGCGCTTAGAACCTCTAACGCCGAAAAAGAAAAGGAAGGCATTTTTATTTCTCTAAAGGAAGAAACACAACTATTCGATAGGATCGATCGAATCTTATCCTCCGATTCGGAAGAATCTATATTAGATTTATTGAATCAGATTCCGCCTTTATCCGGTGACACGTCGCGAATGATAGACAATCGTATCCAAAAGATTGTGGATAGGATCACAACGATGCCTCAGGAAGATCATTCCGCAAAAGAACTCGCGGAATTTGTGGGCATGTCCGTATCGAACTTGGAGCATTTATTCAAAAAAGAAGTCGGCATTCCTTTGAATTCGTTTCGCACTTGGTTTCGGTTGAAGTTGACGGTCTATTCGCTTCTGCACGGAATGAATCATACGGAAGCCGCGCACCGAGCCGGGTTTTTCGATTCCGCTCATTTTACGCGGACGTTTCGTGCAACGTTCGGATTGCCTCCTTCGGAAATTTTCAGAAATACGAGGCCTTTGAAATCTTTTATCGAAGTTCCTGCGAGTTACGCCGAGTCTTGGTAG
- a CDS encoding adenylate/guanylate cyclase domain-containing protein, which translates to MSSIKNIITKRENLHKNGLIIFSIVFTAAGFLWGVLYFILGFPQAAVIPGGYAVLSLLSLLFVFGTGKYLVFRFLQLLLILILPILLQMSLGGFENSGAVVIWAILSPLGALSFSPIRHGLIWFGLFIFVLIFAGVAEFQTKLPATEVESNLRILFFVINMMGAGSLTFFSLFYFISKNKEEHDRAENLLLNILPAPIAERLKRNPSTIADGYQMVSILFADIENFTVISQKVSPEALVHFLNDVFTHFDVLAEKYEMEKIKTIGDAYMAVSGIPMADQNHAEDAMQMALEMQRFIKTMQDPTGKDVRIRIGIHSGPVVAGVIGRKKFAYDLWGDAVNTASRLESHGIPGRIQISETTYELLRDRTKIETSRTVDVKGKGLMTTYLSYE; encoded by the coding sequence ATGTCATCCATAAAAAATATTATAACGAAACGCGAGAATCTTCATAAGAACGGATTGATCATCTTCTCGATAGTTTTTACCGCGGCGGGTTTTCTCTGGGGTGTGCTTTACTTTATCTTGGGTTTCCCGCAAGCGGCTGTCATTCCCGGAGGTTACGCAGTCTTAAGTTTGTTGAGTCTACTCTTCGTCTTCGGTACCGGAAAATATTTGGTTTTTCGATTTCTCCAGCTCCTTTTAATTCTTATCCTCCCGATCCTTTTGCAAATGAGCTTGGGTGGTTTTGAAAATTCGGGAGCGGTCGTCATCTGGGCGATCCTTTCTCCGCTTGGAGCCCTTTCCTTTTCACCGATTCGTCACGGATTGATTTGGTTCGGATTATTTATTTTCGTATTAATTTTTGCCGGAGTGGCGGAATTTCAAACAAAGCTACCTGCAACTGAAGTGGAATCCAATTTAAGAATTTTGTTTTTTGTCATAAATATGATGGGCGCCGGATCATTAACCTTCTTCAGTTTATTCTATTTTATTTCCAAAAATAAAGAAGAACACGATCGTGCGGAAAATCTACTTTTAAACATTCTGCCCGCACCGATCGCAGAACGATTAAAACGAAATCCATCCACGATCGCGGACGGATATCAAATGGTTTCCATTTTATTTGCCGATATAGAAAACTTCACCGTGATTTCGCAGAAAGTATCTCCGGAAGCATTGGTGCATTTCCTTAACGACGTTTTTACTCACTTTGATGTTCTCGCGGAAAAATATGAAATGGAAAAAATAAAGACGATCGGCGACGCCTATATGGCCGTATCCGGAATCCCTATGGCTGATCAAAACCACGCGGAAGACGCGATGCAGATGGCGCTCGAAATGCAAAGGTTCATTAAAACAATGCAAGATCCAACGGGCAAAGACGTGAGAATAAGAATAGGAATTCATTCAGGACCGGTTGTTGCCGGCGTAATCGGAAGAAAAAAATTCGCATACGACCTTTGGGGCGATGCAGTGAATACCGCCAGTCGATTGGAATCACATGGAATTCCGGGAAGAATTCAGATTTCGGAGACAACGTATGAACTTCTGCGCGATAGAACGAAAATCGAAACAAGTAGAACGGTGGACGTAAAAGGCAAAGGTTTGATGACAACCTATCTCAGTTACGAGTGA
- a CDS encoding MBL fold metallo-hydrolase — protein sequence MYQLFEAQSSTFTYLIADRESREAAIIDPVLETADRDLQLIEELDLHLAYILETHIHADHISGAHEIRKNTSAKSAVSARAGIECADIALEDGRTLPLGNKKITAIATPGHTNACMSFHFEGMLFTGDSLLIRGTGRTDLQGGSSEMLYESITRKLFSLPDHTQVYPGHDYHGRMNTTIALEKKLNPRVGGNRSKEEFKKIMKELRLAAPKNIHLAVPANLECGKIETIRVLNPQNLSGIPTVRNEDVFQKIGKVKIIDVRYPGEFHGVLGHIPTSQRVTLGPELTHFLENGDRSQEIVFVCRSGKRSAEATKDSIRFGYKFAYNMAGGMLDWNERFLPKELDE from the coding sequence TTGTATCAACTTTTCGAAGCACAATCCTCTACGTTCACTTATTTGATCGCTGATCGAGAAAGCAGAGAAGCGGCCATTATCGATCCGGTTTTGGAAACGGCGGATCGGGATCTGCAACTGATCGAAGAACTCGATCTTCATTTGGCGTATATATTGGAAACTCACATTCATGCGGATCATATCAGCGGCGCGCACGAAATTCGCAAAAATACATCCGCTAAATCTGCCGTAAGCGCTCGGGCGGGAATCGAATGTGCGGACATTGCGCTTGAGGACGGTCGGACTCTTCCACTTGGAAATAAAAAAATTACCGCGATTGCGACGCCCGGACATACGAATGCGTGTATGAGTTTTCACTTTGAGGGAATGTTGTTTACGGGAGATTCTCTTCTTATCCGTGGAACCGGAAGAACAGATCTCCAGGGTGGTTCTTCGGAAATGTTGTATGAAAGTATCACTCGAAAATTATTTTCCCTTCCGGATCATACACAAGTGTATCCCGGACATGATTATCATGGGCGAATGAATACGACGATCGCATTGGAAAAAAAATTGAATCCGCGCGTCGGCGGCAATCGTTCGAAAGAAGAGTTCAAGAAGATCATGAAAGAATTGCGACTCGCGGCTCCAAAAAACATACATCTGGCTGTGCCCGCAAATTTAGAATGTGGGAAAATAGAAACGATCAGAGTTTTAAATCCGCAGAATCTTTCCGGAATTCCCACCGTAAGGAACGAGGACGTGTTCCAAAAAATCGGAAAAGTTAAAATCATCGACGTGCGTTATCCCGGAGAATTTCACGGAGTCCTTGGTCATATTCCAACCTCTCAGCGTGTGACGTTAGGTCCTGAGTTGACGCACTTTTTGGAAAACGGAGATCGTTCGCAAGAAATTGTTTTTGTCTGTCGAAGCGGGAAACGATCCGCCGAAGCCACAAAGGATAGTATTCGTTTCGGTTATAAATTCGCGTACAACATGGCAGGTGGTATGTTGGATTGGAACGAGAGATTCCTGCCAAAGGAGTTAGATGAATGA
- a CDS encoding YeeE/YedE family protein, with amino-acid sequence MTMDWIMGLIGGAVIGIAVSLMLLWNGRVTGVSGIVYGVLIPVKGDTAWRWFFITGLLLGGLSLKIVAPDLLAVELQTKTWIGSLAGVLVGFGAMLGGGCTSGHGVCGVSRFSIRSIVATFVFMGAGMAAVLLLRKIGWFI; translated from the coding sequence ATGACAATGGATTGGATCATGGGACTGATCGGCGGCGCGGTCATCGGAATCGCCGTCTCTTTGATGCTTTTGTGGAACGGAAGGGTTACCGGAGTCAGCGGTATCGTATACGGCGTTCTTATCCCGGTGAAAGGAGATACGGCTTGGCGTTGGTTTTTCATCACGGGTTTGTTGTTAGGTGGACTTTCTCTTAAGATCGTCGCTCCCGATCTTTTAGCTGTCGAGTTGCAAACTAAAACCTGGATCGGCTCGCTTGCCGGAGTCCTTGTCGGCTTTGGCGCGATGTTGGGAGGAGGTTGTACCAGCGGTCACGGAGTCTGCGGAGTCAGTCGATTTTCAATTCGATCCATCGTTGCTACATTCGTTTTTATGGGAGCAGGGATGGCGGCCGTATTATTACTTCGAAAGATCGGGTGGTTTATATGA
- a CDS encoding DUF6691 family protein codes for MKYNLGALVVGLLFAIGLGISGILQPANILGFLDVFGKWNPTLLFTMAGAVGIHIITYRWIRKRKTPMFSKEWFIPNRQEITPALVIGSIIFGIGWGLGGYCPTVSVTSLASFETRPLIVFGSIILGMILFYLLDKKVNIKSKLE; via the coding sequence ATGAAGTATAATCTTGGCGCCCTTGTCGTCGGTTTGTTGTTCGCCATAGGGTTAGGGATCTCCGGAATTTTACAACCGGCAAATATATTAGGATTTCTTGATGTATTTGGAAAATGGAATCCCACCCTTCTTTTTACGATGGCGGGAGCAGTTGGGATTCATATTATCACTTACAGATGGATACGTAAAAGAAAAACTCCGATGTTCTCTAAGGAATGGTTTATACCCAATCGACAGGAGATCACGCCCGCGCTCGTTATCGGGAGTATCATTTTCGGGATCGGCTGGGGTTTGGGAGGTTATTGTCCCACGGTTTCGGTAACGTCCCTTGCGAGTTTTGAAACAAGACCACTCATCGTTTTTGGGAGTATCATTCTTGGGATGATACTCTTTTACCTTCTCGATAAGAAGGTGAATATAAAAAGTAAGTTAGAATAA
- a CDS encoding sulfite exporter TauE/SafE family protein, giving the protein MQILGYFATFVMGTSFGLIGAGGSILMVPILFYLFRQNAMEATTNSLFVVGVTALIGAWVKAKIGEIDLKIGFFFAMPSFAGIFFARHWILSSFPNTLVHIFGFTFTKSVFVMTAFAIVMLFSAWAMIRSGKAEEVKAPSFKTLSTNFRSIGLKGLIVGVITGLVGAGGGFLIIPALVLLLKFPLNLAIGTSLVIVAVNSLFGFAISLSSLQTTDFPFLFGVSILGIGGMFLGQMLSAKIQERYLKKGFGYFVLTVASLILLDQGSRL; this is encoded by the coding sequence ATGCAGATCTTAGGTTACTTCGCAACGTTCGTAATGGGAACATCATTCGGACTCATCGGCGCCGGCGGGTCCATTCTCATGGTGCCTATTCTTTTCTATCTGTTTAGACAGAATGCGATGGAAGCGACCACAAACTCCTTGTTTGTGGTCGGTGTAACTGCGTTGATTGGAGCCTGGGTGAAGGCGAAAATCGGAGAGATCGATCTTAAAATAGGATTTTTTTTCGCGATGCCGAGTTTTGCGGGAATCTTTTTCGCGAGACACTGGATTCTTTCTTCGTTCCCAAATACCTTGGTTCATATTTTCGGATTTACGTTCACCAAATCAGTGTTCGTAATGACGGCTTTTGCGATCGTAATGCTTTTCAGTGCTTGGGCTATGATTCGTTCCGGCAAAGCGGAAGAAGTGAAAGCTCCTTCCTTCAAAACGTTATCGACGAACTTTCGGAGCATCGGTCTTAAAGGATTGATTGTGGGCGTGATAACCGGCTTGGTCGGAGCAGGCGGAGGTTTTTTGATCATTCCGGCACTTGTATTACTTCTCAAGTTCCCTTTGAACCTCGCCATAGGCACTTCGCTTGTGATCGTCGCCGTGAATTCTCTCTTCGGGTTTGCAATCAGCCTTTCTTCCTTGCAGACAACGGATTTTCCCTTCCTTTTCGGCGTTTCTATTTTAGGGATTGGAGGAATGTTCTTAGGACAGATGCTTTCCGCAAAGATCCAGGAGCGATATCTGAAAAAAGGGTTTGGCTATTTCGTATTAACGGTAGCGTCTTTGATTCTTTTGGATCAAGGTTCTCGTTTGTAA
- a CDS encoding iron chaperone, which yields MAGEKFKTIDQYIASFPKEIREMLNEMRDLIRRSAPMAVEKISYNMPAFAYNGNLVYFAAFKKHLGFYPTASGTKKFENDLVPYHFSKGAIQFPLDKKLPKALITKIVKFRVLENTKKSK from the coding sequence ATGGCCGGAGAGAAGTTCAAAACGATCGATCAATACATCGCTTCTTTTCCGAAAGAAATCCGAGAAATGTTAAACGAAATGAGAGATCTCATTCGAAGGTCGGCACCGATGGCGGTAGAAAAAATAAGCTACAATATGCCGGCTTTTGCATATAACGGAAATCTTGTTTATTTTGCGGCTTTTAAAAAACATCTTGGTTTTTATCCAACCGCAAGTGGGACAAAAAAATTTGAAAACGATTTAGTCCCCTATCATTTTTCAAAGGGCGCGATACAATTTCCACTTGATAAGAAATTGCCGAAGGCGCTCATAACAAAAATCGTAAAGTTTCGTGTTCTGGAAAATACAAAGAAATCAAAGTAA
- a CDS encoding cupin domain-containing protein, whose amino-acid sequence MKLPILLFFVCFSLSFAQDNAKAVPVSAINRKELFTAVLGKEKSVSNVKVVEVTMGKKQRAPLHLHPCVTMGVVTEGVITFQIEGQPEQFLKAGDTFFEPENVRIAKFNNESDSTAKFVVFYLLKKEGDFTLQVIEKE is encoded by the coding sequence ATGAAGCTCCCGATCCTCCTCTTTTTTGTATGTTTTAGTTTATCTTTTGCTCAAGATAACGCAAAGGCTGTTCCCGTTTCCGCGATAAACAGGAAGGAATTGTTCACGGCGGTTCTTGGAAAAGAAAAATCCGTCTCGAATGTGAAGGTCGTGGAAGTGACGATGGGAAAAAAACAAAGGGCCCCGTTGCATCTGCATCCTTGTGTCACGATGGGAGTGGTTACGGAAGGTGTGATCACGTTTCAAATCGAAGGTCAACCGGAACAATTCTTAAAAGCAGGAGATACTTTCTTTGAGCCGGAAAACGTGAGGATCGCGAAGTTCAACAATGAAAGCGATTCCACTGCGAAGTTCGTGGTCTTCTATCTACTCAAAAAAGAGGGGGATTTCACTCTTCAAGTGATCGAGAAAGAATAA
- a CDS encoding MepB family protein, whose translation MMIRKINSSSGKKKEDGILKKNHASDSFLELKGLFLDFYGLKPEQVWIEKEGGEYGACRFELNNRKIVFRTAKITPTKAGQFVTLWKRRKGPYHIKDDVDYFIVAAIFQKHSGQFIFPKSVLHQHGILSGAKEGKRGFRIYPPWDVSLNKQANQTQIWQSNYFMENVADLEIDRKNFLNRLGLGE comes from the coding sequence ATGATGATTAGAAAAATAAATTCTTCTTCCGGAAAGAAAAAAGAGGATGGCATCCTGAAAAAGAATCACGCTTCCGATTCTTTTCTCGAGCTAAAAGGATTGTTTTTGGATTTTTACGGATTGAAACCGGAGCAGGTTTGGATCGAAAAGGAAGGAGGCGAATACGGTGCCTGCCGATTTGAACTCAACAATCGTAAGATCGTATTTCGTACGGCTAAGATTACGCCGACAAAAGCCGGTCAATTTGTTACTCTCTGGAAACGAAGGAAGGGGCCGTATCATATCAAAGACGACGTCGACTATTTTATCGTAGCCGCCATTTTTCAAAAACATTCCGGACAATTTATTTTTCCGAAGTCAGTCCTGCATCAGCATGGGATTCTTTCCGGCGCAAAGGAAGGAAAACGAGGTTTTCGAATCTATCCACCTTGGGATGTGTCGCTTAACAAACAGGCCAATCAAACTCAAATCTGGCAGTCGAATTATTTTATGGAGAACGTCGCGGACTTAGAAATCGATCGAAAGAATTTTCTCAACCGCTTAGGTCTCGGAGAATAA
- a CDS encoding endonuclease/exonuclease/phosphatase family protein, whose product MLEKFNTMQKEKISFSPGILIRILIFFGFLSGLLPSLSAQETKLKIVSYNAMFLYDEVGDENKFPKGRSPRKESDFEKIKAHLSKIDPDILAVQEVENETAVLKILPNSYLCSVTKTPGYQQEVGICWKKKFVSHEILLYPELSLEPGARSGIELKVSIGKKKYSFLNVHLKAGHSGKDRNLRFRQLKTLNEILKGKKNYFLLGDMNVPLGKDKKSWKLLSEDLDLKNPGRYTKQTCWGHKSLIDFILTDIPFENARFSQIPFPEDDGDFDGIPESEKRLSDHCPVALEIGLE is encoded by the coding sequence ATGTTAGAGAAATTCAACACGATGCAGAAAGAAAAGATCTCATTCTCACCCGGAATCCTGATACGAATCCTTATTTTTTTCGGATTTCTTTCCGGTTTGTTGCCATCTTTGAGCGCGCAGGAAACCAAACTCAAGATCGTGAGTTACAATGCGATGTTTCTCTATGACGAGGTCGGAGACGAAAATAAATTTCCAAAAGGAAGAAGTCCGAGAAAAGAATCCGACTTCGAAAAAATCAAAGCGCATCTTTCGAAGATCGACCCGGACATTTTAGCGGTGCAAGAGGTGGAGAACGAGACGGCCGTTCTCAAAATTCTTCCGAATTCTTATCTTTGCTCCGTGACAAAAACTCCCGGCTATCAACAAGAAGTGGGGATCTGTTGGAAGAAGAAATTCGTCTCTCACGAGATTCTTCTTTATCCAGAGCTTTCCTTAGAGCCCGGAGCGAGAAGCGGAATCGAACTGAAAGTATCCATCGGAAAAAAGAAATATTCTTTCCTAAACGTTCATCTCAAAGCGGGTCATTCCGGAAAAGATCGCAATCTTAGATTCAGACAGCTCAAAACGTTAAACGAAATTCTCAAAGGCAAAAAGAATTATTTCTTACTCGGTGACATGAACGTTCCTTTGGGAAAGGACAAAAAATCCTGGAAGCTTCTTTCCGAAGACTTGGATCTGAAAAATCCGGGACGTTATACGAAACAGACCTGTTGGGGCCACAAATCCCTGATCGATTTTATTTTGACGGATATTCCCTTTGAAAACGCGCGCTTTAGTCAAATTCCGTTTCCCGAAGACGACGGAGACTTTGACGGAATTCCGGAAAGCGAGAAAAGACTTTCAGACCACTGCCCAGTCGCCTTGGAAATCGGACTCGAGTGA
- a CDS encoding cytochrome c3 family protein — protein MNNRALKLSVPLIAIAAVAYLIFSPSKYVGYAPDQPIPFNHKIHAGDNKIDCKYCHTGVETSAHATVPSTSTCMNCHSLVATSKPLIKTLTKSYNENKPLEWVKVHDMPDHVQFNHSRHISRGVDCSQCHGNVAEMVKVKQVASLNMGYCVDCHRENNAPTDCSTCHR, from the coding sequence ATGAATAACAGAGCACTGAAACTTTCGGTACCGCTCATTGCCATCGCGGCCGTAGCGTATCTGATTTTCTCTCCCTCCAAGTATGTTGGGTATGCGCCCGATCAGCCTATACCCTTCAATCATAAGATACATGCCGGAGATAATAAGATAGACTGTAAGTACTGTCACACCGGGGTAGAAACCTCAGCACACGCCACAGTCCCCTCCACATCAACTTGCATGAACTGCCACTCTCTCGTAGCAACCTCCAAACCCCTCATCAAAACGCTGACAAAATCGTATAACGAAAACAAGCCGCTTGAATGGGTGAAGGTGCATGATATGCCGGATCACGTTCAGTTCAACCACTCTCGTCACATTTCGAGAGGAGTGGATTGTTCTCAGTGTCATGGAAACGTAGCGGAGATGGTCAAAGTGAAACAAGTCGCGTCCCTGAATATGGGATACTGCGTGGATTGTCACAGAGAGAACAACGCACCAACCGACTGTTCAACCTGCCACAGATAA
- a CDS encoding TAT-variant-translocated molybdopterin oxidoreductase, whose product MDQKNFQKEKKAHWLSYDLRDKDEEVKEMQKAEFFTSPDPLIARIKSGEFDRKSFLKLMGAGVAMTSLNCVRKPIEKIVPYVDLNKPDENAQYDFVKHGHSYYYASVYAGTGILIKARDGRPLKLEGNPDHPVSQGALGAAGQASIFDLYDPDRAQGPATIEGGIEVKADWATVDAKVKAALASNKGKTVVVTSPLDSPSTKSIIGDFLRTVGGGKHYEISLTSAEEVVAKGQAASYGKALIPNYHFDLANVILSIDCDFMGNWLSPEEHQKDFSKRRNLRNGAKDVNFFVAAESIPTMSGSNADLRLPIRPGDQTALALAIAAALGELGANTKDALGGATVTSLASSLGVSEENIRKTAKALWSNKGKSLVVAGSLAATTKDAVDLQVLVNLLNSVLENDGKTVDHSNPKKEGSADYSGNLNSLASELKGTKVGVLFVNDVNLVYQAGEEWKNLLHQAALVVSLSDRADETALASNVLATTTHFLESWGDCEVTKGIFSIQQPAVRPLFNSRSFEDSLIAFAGGSLGGETSFYEYVKNSWTKKLGSKQKWEDLLRIGTTVKASDRKKSAGSSRNFNRSALKKIASPSAGLKLALYETSAIGDGRAANNSQLQELPDPVTKVTWDNYILLSPALAKEKGISSNDVLVLKTGNKTIELPAQIQPGMHKEAVGIAVGYGRTAAGAVGTGVGKNAYVLSENGIYSGLAVTSLEKTGKTYKLACTQHHHMLSPGFNYPDRPLVQSTSIEEYRKNPASGKAPSEIPKILKDGKLVDAVGANPNYSYPGYKWGMSIDLSSCTGCGSCVIACQVENNIPVVGRDEVRVGREMHWLRIDRYYIGEPDQPETLQVAHQPMLCQHCDNAPCETVCPVLATVHSSEGINDMVYNRCVGTRYCSNNCPYKVRRFNWMQHWYNGAEGAKAPRYLGLNPEVTVRGRGVMEKCNFCSHKIAEAKIAAKNEGRVLKDGEVKTACQQSCAADAISFGNTNDKTSEVAKLSSDPRSYRVLEYLNVGPQVAYLTRVRSSI is encoded by the coding sequence ATGGATCAAAAAAATTTCCAAAAAGAAAAGAAGGCTCACTGGCTCTCTTATGATCTCAGAGACAAAGACGAAGAAGTTAAGGAAATGCAAAAAGCGGAATTCTTTACTTCTCCGGACCCTCTGATCGCGAGAATTAAGTCGGGAGAATTCGATCGCAAATCCTTTCTCAAATTGATGGGCGCAGGCGTTGCTATGACCTCTCTCAATTGTGTTCGTAAACCGATTGAGAAAATCGTTCCTTATGTGGACCTCAATAAGCCGGACGAAAACGCTCAATATGATTTCGTAAAACACGGACATTCTTACTACTACGCTTCCGTTTATGCAGGAACCGGGATTCTAATCAAAGCAAGAGACGGACGTCCTCTGAAACTCGAGGGAAATCCGGATCATCCGGTTTCTCAAGGAGCGCTCGGCGCCGCAGGTCAGGCTTCTATCTTCGATCTTTACGATCCGGACAGAGCGCAAGGACCCGCTACCATCGAAGGCGGAATCGAGGTAAAAGCGGATTGGGCGACCGTCGACGCAAAAGTCAAAGCGGCGTTAGCTTCCAACAAAGGTAAAACAGTCGTTGTAACAAGCCCGCTCGATTCTCCTTCCACGAAGTCGATCATCGGAGATTTTCTTCGTACTGTCGGCGGCGGAAAACACTACGAGATTTCTCTTACTTCTGCGGAAGAAGTCGTAGCAAAAGGGCAGGCCGCTTCCTACGGAAAGGCACTGATTCCGAACTATCACTTCGATCTCGCGAACGTAATTCTTTCTATCGATTGCGATTTTATGGGCAATTGGCTTTCTCCCGAAGAACACCAAAAAGATTTTTCCAAAAGAAGAAATCTTCGTAACGGTGCGAAGGATGTAAACTTCTTCGTTGCGGCGGAATCCATTCCTACGATGTCGGGATCCAATGCGGATCTTCGTCTTCCGATTCGACCCGGGGATCAAACTGCTCTCGCTCTGGCGATTGCGGCGGCTCTCGGTGAACTCGGAGCCAACACAAAAGATGCGTTAGGCGGTGCTACCGTTACGAGCCTCGCTTCTTCCTTAGGCGTGAGCGAAGAAAATATCCGTAAGACTGCAAAGGCTCTTTGGTCCAACAAAGGCAAGTCTCTCGTCGTAGCGGGAAGTCTCGCGGCGACGACCAAAGACGCAGTGGATCTTCAAGTTCTTGTAAACCTTCTCAACAGCGTTTTGGAGAACGACGGCAAAACCGTGGATCATTCCAATCCGAAAAAAGAAGGTTCTGCGGATTATTCGGGCAATCTGAATTCTTTAGCTTCCGAGCTGAAAGGAACCAAAGTAGGCGTTCTTTTCGTAAACGACGTCAACCTGGTTTATCAAGCGGGAGAAGAATGGAAAAACCTTCTTCACCAAGCCGCGTTAGTCGTTTCTTTGAGCGATCGTGCGGACGAGACTGCGCTTGCGTCTAACGTTCTTGCGACCACCACTCATTTCCTCGAGTCTTGGGGTGACTGCGAAGTTACCAAAGGAATTTTCTCGATCCAACAGCCTGCGGTCCGTCCTCTCTTCAATTCTCGTTCTTTTGAAGACAGTTTGATCGCTTTTGCGGGTGGATCTCTCGGCGGAGAAACGAGCTTTTACGAATACGTAAAAAATTCTTGGACCAAAAAACTTGGTTCGAAACAAAAATGGGAAGACCTCTTAAGAATCGGAACCACCGTAAAGGCGTCCGATCGTAAGAAGTCGGCCGGTTCTTCTCGGAACTTCAACCGTTCCGCTCTTAAAAAGATCGCTTCTCCTTCTGCGGGACTCAAACTCGCGTTGTATGAAACCTCTGCGATCGGAGACGGAAGAGCGGCGAACAATTCTCAGCTCCAAGAGCTTCCGGACCCGGTGACCAAAGTTACCTGGGACAACTATATTCTTCTTTCCCCCGCTCTTGCAAAAGAAAAGGGAATCTCTTCCAACGACGTTCTGGTTTTAAAAACCGGAAACAAAACGATCGAACTTCCTGCGCAGATCCAACCCGGAATGCACAAAGAAGCGGTCGGAATTGCGGTCGGTTACGGTAGAACTGCGGCAGGTGCAGTTGGAACCGGAGTTGGTAAGAATGCATATGTTCTTTCCGAAAACGGAATCTATTCCGGTCTCGCAGTCACTTCTCTGGAGAAAACAGGAAAGACTTACAAGTTGGCTTGCACGCAACACCACCACATGTTGTCTCCCGGTTTTAACTACCCGGATCGTCCTCTCGTTCAATCCACTTCCATCGAAGAATACCGTAAAAACCCTGCCTCCGGAAAGGCTCCTTCCGAGATCCCTAAGATCTTAAAGGACGGAAAACTCGTGGATGCAGTCGGTGCGAACCCGAATTATTCTTATCCCGGTTACAAATGGGGAATGAGCATCGACCTTTCTTCCTGCACAGGTTGCGGTTCTTGTGTGATCGCTTGTCAGGTGGAGAACAACATTCCGGTCGTTGGCCGCGATGAAGTTCGCGTGGGTCGCGAGATGCACTGGCTACGGATCGACCGTTATTACATCGGCGAGCCGGATCAACCGGAAACTCTCCAAGTGGCTCACCAGCCTATGCTCTGTCAGCACTGCGACAACGCTCCTTGTGAAACCGTTTGTCCGGTTCTCGCAACCGTTCATAGTTCCGAAGGGATCAACGACATGGTTTACAACCGTTGCGTGGGAACTCGTTACTGCTCAAACAACTGTCCTTACAAAGTGAGACGTTTTAACTGGATGCAACACTGGTATAACGGTGCGGAAGGCGCGAAGGCTCCTCGTTATCTGGGACTCAATCCTGAAGTTACGGTTCGCGGTCGCGGGGTAATGGAAAAATGTAATTTCTGTTCTCACAAAATCGCGGAAGCGAAGATCGCCGCGAAAAACGAAGGTCGCGTTCTGAAAGACGGAGAAGTCAAAACCGCTTGCCAACAAAGTTGTGCCGCGGATGCGATCAGCTTCGGGAATACGAACGACAAAACTTCCGAAGTTGCGAAACTTTCTTCCGATCCAAGATCGTATCGTGTTCTCGAATATCTGAACGTCGGTCCTCAGGTTGCGTACCTGACCCGAGTCAGAAGCTCAATTTAA